Proteins from a single region of Streptomyces vinaceus:
- a CDS encoding roadblock/LC7 domain-containing protein: MTTTPNSATSSEMIFSVLDNHLSRIAGIQGAVLLSNDGIPLSAYLLDRDQSERMAAAASGIAATMKAISREVDGGRVIRQLVEMDDRYLCVVGCGEGSTLLVVTSRKARLGELGGEAVRTAQALGEWLGTPERPQAPKP, from the coding sequence ATGACGACGACCCCCAACTCCGCGACCTCCAGCGAGATGATCTTCAGCGTCCTGGACAACCATCTCAGCCGGATCGCCGGCATCCAGGGAGCCGTACTCCTGTCCAACGACGGGATCCCGCTCAGCGCCTACCTCCTGGACCGGGACCAGTCGGAGCGCATGGCGGCCGCGGCCTCCGGGATCGCCGCCACGATGAAGGCGATATCCCGTGAGGTCGACGGCGGGCGCGTGATCCGCCAGCTGGTGGAGATGGACGACCGCTACCTGTGCGTCGTCGGGTGCGGGGAGGGCAGCACGCTCCTCGTGGTCACCTCCCGCAAGGCCCGGCTCGGCGAGCTGGGCGGCGAGGCGGTACGGACCGCCCAGGCGCTCGGCGAATGGCTGGGCACGCCCGAGCGTCCCCAGGCGCCGAAGCCGTAA
- a CDS encoding helix-turn-helix transcriptional regulator, whose amino-acid sequence MVKPTRVTNTIRAQRFAHDEMTHAELARRIGVSRQTVIAIEQGRYSPSLEMAFQIAQVFGVPLDSVFQYSAGGSANGTCGAGSTNDEEGEKR is encoded by the coding sequence GTGGTGAAACCGACGAGGGTCACCAACACCATCCGGGCCCAGCGCTTCGCGCACGACGAGATGACCCACGCCGAGCTCGCCCGCCGCATCGGCGTCAGCCGTCAGACGGTCATCGCCATCGAGCAGGGCCGCTACTCGCCCTCGCTGGAGATGGCCTTCCAGATCGCCCAGGTCTTCGGGGTGCCCCTGGACAGCGTCTTCCAGTACTCGGCGGGCGGCAGCGCCAACGGCACGTGCGGGGCGGGCAGCACGAACGACGAGGAAGGGGAGAAACGGTGA
- a CDS encoding crotonase/enoyl-CoA hydratase family protein, giving the protein MADERAPVDEPAPVRIERDGPVFTVVLSRPEVRNAVDGPTAAQLADAFRRFEADEDAAVAVLWGEGGTFCAGADLKAIGTEHGNQVLASGDGPMGPTRMRLGKPVIAAIAGHAVAGGLELALWCDLRVAEEDAVFGVFCRRWGVPLIDGGTVRLPRLIGESRAMDLILTGRPVGAAEAHGMGLANRVVPTGHSRQAAETLAREIAAFPQLCMRHDRLSVLEQHGLEEAEALAGEYRHGLVPLTGGETAAGAGRFASGAGRHGAFGE; this is encoded by the coding sequence ATGGCGGATGAGCGGGCCCCGGTGGATGAGCCGGCCCCGGTGCGGATCGAGCGCGACGGGCCGGTGTTCACGGTGGTCCTGAGCCGCCCCGAGGTCCGTAACGCCGTGGACGGTCCCACGGCGGCGCAGCTCGCCGACGCATTCCGGCGGTTCGAGGCCGACGAGGACGCCGCCGTCGCCGTGCTCTGGGGCGAGGGCGGGACCTTCTGCGCCGGCGCCGACCTCAAGGCGATCGGTACCGAGCACGGCAATCAGGTGCTCGCCTCGGGGGACGGACCCATGGGGCCGACCCGGATGCGGCTGGGCAAACCGGTGATCGCGGCCATCGCCGGGCACGCGGTCGCCGGGGGCCTGGAGCTGGCGCTCTGGTGCGATCTGCGGGTGGCGGAGGAGGACGCGGTCTTCGGTGTGTTCTGCCGGCGCTGGGGCGTGCCCCTGATCGACGGCGGCACGGTACGGCTGCCCCGGCTCATCGGCGAGAGCCGGGCCATGGACCTGATCCTGACGGGCCGTCCGGTCGGTGCCGCCGAGGCCCACGGAATGGGGCTCGCGAACCGCGTCGTGCCGACGGGGCACTCCCGGCAGGCGGCGGAGACACTGGCGCGCGAGATCGCCGCGTTCCCCCAGCTGTGCATGCGCCACGATCGGCTGTCCGTCCTGGAACAGCACGGACTGGAGGAGGCCGAGGCGCTGGCCGGGGAGTACCGCCACGGTCTGGTCCCACTGACCGGGGGAGAGACGGCGGCCGGCGCGGGCCGCTTCGCCTCGGGAGCGGGGCGGCACGGCGCGTTCGGGGAGTGA
- a CDS encoding DUF7144 family membrane protein: MASDSTRTRAAGADPSPWHGPTSGTTVLAAALMIFGGAMAVFEGIAAIAKDDLFLTTRHYVFEFSLTGWGWVHLILGIVIVLAGCCVLTGALWARFFGVFVAGLGAIANFLWIPYYPVWATVLVAVNLFIVWALCHGMHHEAGPARAV; encoded by the coding sequence ATGGCCAGTGACTCCACCCGGACCAGAGCGGCGGGCGCCGACCCGAGCCCGTGGCACGGGCCCACCTCCGGAACCACCGTGCTCGCGGCAGCGCTGATGATCTTCGGTGGTGCGATGGCCGTCTTCGAGGGGATCGCGGCCATCGCCAAGGACGACCTGTTCCTCACCACCCGCCACTACGTGTTCGAATTCAGCCTCACGGGCTGGGGCTGGGTCCACCTCATCCTGGGCATCGTGATCGTCCTGGCCGGGTGCTGCGTCCTCACCGGCGCCCTGTGGGCACGCTTCTTCGGCGTGTTCGTCGCGGGACTGGGCGCGATCGCCAACTTCCTCTGGATCCCGTACTACCCCGTCTGGGCAACGGTGCTCGTCGCCGTCAACCTCTTCATCGTCTGGGCCCTGTGCCACGGCATGCACCACGAGGCCGGCCCCGCCCGGGCGGTGTGA
- a CDS encoding glyoxalase encodes MTEQTTPANETTVPILPCLSVEDTLEFYESLGFEVTYKQTRPYVYLALRWSGFELHFGKAPEGLDPAREDGGACLVMVDSAAPYHAAFVRAMRSTHGKVLATGRPRITRYRPGASRFTLVDPSGNSIVFVQRDEPMELEYGGSKQLVGLARALDNARVLREFKDDDRAAFRAVKSALRKYGEDAPAADRARALAVLISTSAALGEHGDEVPVWTAELEGIALTETEREQVEAELHNISDLNNE; translated from the coding sequence ATGACCGAGCAGACGACCCCGGCGAACGAGACCACGGTGCCGATACTGCCGTGCCTGTCCGTGGAGGACACCCTGGAGTTCTACGAATCGCTGGGCTTCGAGGTCACGTACAAGCAGACCAGGCCCTACGTGTATCTGGCACTGCGCTGGAGCGGCTTCGAACTGCACTTCGGCAAGGCGCCCGAGGGACTGGACCCCGCCCGCGAGGACGGCGGCGCCTGCCTGGTCATGGTCGACTCGGCCGCCCCGTACCACGCGGCCTTCGTCCGGGCCATGCGCAGCACCCACGGCAAGGTCCTCGCCACCGGAAGGCCGCGGATCACGCGCTACCGTCCCGGCGCCAGCCGTTTCACCCTGGTCGACCCGTCCGGCAACTCGATCGTCTTCGTCCAGCGCGACGAACCGATGGAACTGGAATACGGCGGCTCGAAGCAACTGGTGGGGCTGGCCAGGGCGCTCGACAACGCCCGTGTCCTGCGGGAGTTCAAGGACGACGACCGCGCCGCGTTCCGCGCCGTGAAGTCCGCACTGCGCAAGTACGGCGAGGACGCCCCGGCGGCCGACCGGGCGCGGGCCCTGGCGGTGCTCATCTCGACCTCGGCCGCTCTGGGCGAGCACGGCGACGAAGTCCCCGTCTGGACCGCGGAACTGGAGGGCATCGCGCTGACCGAGACCGAACGGGAGCAGGTCGAGGCCGAGCTCCACAACATCTCAGACCTGAACAATGAGTGA
- a CDS encoding GOLPH3/VPS74 family protein — translation MSTAKDLFIIAMDPQPDRPVGQGDLSLALAGAELIDLLGAQIVTLDGDSIVPGGQSAPDDRQLEEASQALTRQVPYERVEDWLWRRGRDLASAYQSALEAEGQLARGRSGRSLFGAERVELVDSPARRQALHRWEADEPVLAALAAVVGIESAPSEEEPEFDDEAVTTVLAIVNDAVMELEAVRQRRSIEKAAFANVWRAP, via the coding sequence ATGAGCACGGCGAAAGACCTGTTCATCATCGCCATGGATCCTCAGCCGGACCGTCCCGTGGGGCAGGGCGACCTGTCGCTCGCGCTCGCCGGGGCCGAGCTGATCGATCTCCTCGGCGCGCAGATCGTCACCCTGGACGGTGACAGCATCGTTCCGGGCGGTCAGTCGGCGCCGGACGACCGCCAGTTGGAGGAGGCCTCGCAGGCGCTCACCCGGCAGGTGCCGTACGAGCGGGTCGAGGACTGGCTGTGGCGCCGGGGCCGCGATCTGGCCTCCGCGTACCAGAGCGCCCTCGAAGCCGAAGGCCAGCTAGCGCGGGGACGCAGCGGCCGCTCGCTCTTCGGGGCCGAGCGCGTGGAACTGGTGGACTCCCCCGCCCGCCGCCAGGCCCTGCACCGCTGGGAGGCGGACGAGCCCGTGCTCGCCGCCCTCGCGGCGGTGGTGGGCATCGAGAGCGCGCCTTCCGAGGAGGAGCCCGAGTTCGACGACGAGGCGGTCACGACCGTCCTCGCCATCGTCAACGACGCGGTCATGGAGCTGGAGGCGGTACGCCAGCGGCGCTCGATCGAGAAGGCCGCGTTCGCCAACGTCTGGCGAGCCCCGTGA
- a CDS encoding FAD-dependent oxidoreductase, protein MTTDITIIGAGLGGLALARVLHVHGIPATIYEAEPSPTARTQGGMLDIHDYNGQPALKAAGLFDAFLGLVHEGGQASRVLDKDATVLRDEPDDGTGGRPEVHRGELRRILLDSLPAGTIQWGRKATGIRPLGGGRHEVTFADGTTVTTGLLVGADGAWSRVRPLLSDAQPEYVGISFIETYLSDADTRHPASARAVGDGALFALAPGKGILAHREPGAVLHTYVALAKPQEWLAGIDFGRADEATARVAAEFDGWAPELTALITDGDTAPVPRAVNALPIGHRWDRVPGVTLLGDAAHLMSPFAGEGANLALYDGAELGNAIAAHPDDIEAALTAYEEALFPRSADAAAEAARNHELCFDDDAPHSFIALFTAHEQAG, encoded by the coding sequence ATGACCACTGACATCACGATCATCGGCGCCGGACTCGGCGGGCTGGCCCTCGCCCGTGTCCTGCACGTCCACGGCATCCCGGCGACGATCTACGAGGCGGAGCCCTCGCCGACCGCCCGTACGCAGGGCGGCATGCTCGACATCCACGACTACAACGGACAGCCGGCCCTGAAGGCCGCCGGCCTGTTCGACGCCTTCCTCGGCCTCGTGCACGAGGGCGGCCAGGCCTCGCGCGTGCTCGACAAGGACGCGACCGTGCTCCGCGACGAGCCGGACGACGGCACCGGCGGGCGGCCGGAGGTCCACCGCGGCGAGCTGCGCCGCATCCTGCTCGACTCGCTTCCGGCCGGCACGATCCAGTGGGGACGCAAGGCCACGGGGATCCGCCCGCTCGGCGGGGGCCGGCACGAGGTGACGTTCGCGGACGGCACGACGGTGACGACCGGCCTCCTGGTCGGCGCGGACGGGGCCTGGTCGCGGGTCCGGCCGCTGCTGTCCGACGCGCAGCCCGAGTACGTCGGCATCTCGTTCATCGAGACCTACCTGTCCGACGCCGACACCCGTCACCCGGCGAGCGCGCGGGCGGTCGGCGACGGGGCGCTCTTCGCGCTCGCGCCCGGCAAGGGGATCCTCGCCCACCGGGAGCCCGGTGCGGTCCTGCACACCTACGTGGCGCTCGCCAAGCCGCAGGAATGGCTCGCCGGCATCGACTTCGGCCGCGCGGACGAGGCCACGGCCCGCGTCGCCGCGGAGTTCGACGGCTGGGCCCCGGAGCTCACCGCGCTCATCACCGACGGCGATACCGCTCCCGTTCCGCGCGCCGTCAACGCCCTCCCGATCGGGCACCGGTGGGACCGCGTGCCCGGCGTCACCCTGCTCGGCGACGCCGCCCACCTCATGTCACCGTTCGCCGGCGAGGGCGCCAACCTCGCCCTGTACGACGGCGCCGAGCTCGGCAACGCCATCGCCGCGCACCCGGACGACATCGAGGCCGCGCTCACCGCGTACGAGGAGGCCCTCTTCCCCCGGAGTGCCGATGCCGCGGCCGAGGCGGCCCGCAACCACGAGCTGTGCTTCGACGACGACGCCCCGCACAGCTTCATCGCCCTCTTCACCGCGCATGAGCAGGCCGGCTGA
- a CDS encoding zinc-binding dehydrogenase → MQHHQDGPGPLPGRRRGRGLPARRPHGRGAPVRPRPRHRRQPHAPPAARPDDLRTLGELIESGALTPALDRTYPLAEVPDAIRRLRDGRVRGKIAVRVGDSGHGARPGAEPAEGG, encoded by the coding sequence GTGCAGCACCACCAAGACGGACCTGGTCCGCTCCCTGGGCGCCGACGAGGTCGTGGACTACCTGCGCGAAGACCCCACGGACGGGGTGCACCCGTACGACCTCGTCCTCGACATCGGCGGCAACCGCACGCTCCGCCGGCTGCGCGCCCGGACGACCTGCGCACCCTCGGCGAACTCATCGAGTCGGGTGCCCTCACCCCGGCCCTGGACCGTACGTACCCGCTCGCCGAAGTCCCGGACGCGATACGCCGCCTGCGCGACGGCCGGGTACGCGGCAAGATCGCGGTCCGCGTCGGGGACTCGGGTCATGGCGCACGGCCGGGTGCGGAGCCCGCGGAGGGCGGATGA
- the rpmG gene encoding 50S ribosomal protein L33 produces the protein MARSTTRPVVRLKSTAGTGTTYTTRKNTRNDPDRLVLRKYDAVAGKHVAFREER, from the coding sequence ATGGCACGCAGCACCACGCGCCCCGTCGTCCGGCTGAAGTCGACGGCCGGGACGGGCACCACGTACACGACCCGCAAGAACACCCGGAACGACCCCGACCGGCTCGTCTTGCGCAAGTACGACGCCGTGGCCGGAAAGCACGTCGCGTTCCGAGAGGAACGCTGA
- a CDS encoding type B 50S ribosomal protein L31 encodes MKPRIHPETRSVVFRDRAAGTAFLTRSTAHASSTITWEDGRTYPLVDVEISSASHPFYTGAARIVDAEGRVERFHRRYDR; translated from the coding sequence ATGAAGCCCCGTATCCACCCCGAAACCCGTTCCGTCGTCTTCCGCGACCGTGCGGCCGGCACCGCGTTCCTGACCCGGTCGACCGCGCACGCGTCCAGCACCATCACGTGGGAAGACGGCAGGACCTACCCGCTGGTCGACGTCGAGATCTCGTCCGCGAGCCACCCGTTCTACACCGGGGCCGCGCGGATCGTGGACGCCGAGGGCCGGGTCGAGCGCTTCCACCGGCGCTACGACCGCTGA
- a CDS encoding sensor histidine kinase has product MRLRTMLIWLAVVPTVAMGAQVAVTAERLLTQADHLRGDLAASKRIGEPLFRLMVELQAERKLTAARWAGAPARDGDLRDRRAATDKAVAEFRRLSADSDATPEPGQAAEHVQEVKTRLEQLGAFRSRADARSGVAAQTMAYYDGVIDGITGLYQGAFSHAEDAGLLQESRPVIAMLSASEMLARQDTILTLAGPSRELTPTAFGEFLNDAGAHQHLYDTWVVPYLPPAAKQTYEGITASDAWKTKLRVETAVIAQHKITDSGMKLPAEVNDWSTAYPVFSAQLSELGNQRSRDLLAHADEKAAELEGDVYWLVGGSAGALLLVVAVVVVTTRSVLRRLRRLHERTVAIAEETLPDVVARLHRGQPVDDGALPAVRGDQDEVGQISDAFARVVAVSVDGHRQLAAERHGFGMFASGIASRTGNLVSRQLSLTEDIQDTFGHDEALLAELMRSDQLTVGMRRQIENLLILSGGEVPDPHTEPMRVADLLREAAAEVEDFRRIERHALDEASVEPSVISQISHLLAELLDNATRFSPPRSKVVIRAELVADGLSVEIEDRGPRVGESGYEEMNRRLHSAPPYAELAENAHRLGLFVVGHLAEQLGATVTLRRSVYGGPRRSSYCRASCWRGRPPRPRP; this is encoded by the coding sequence GTGCGCCTCCGTACGATGCTCATATGGCTCGCGGTCGTGCCCACCGTGGCCATGGGCGCACAGGTGGCGGTGACGGCCGAACGGCTGCTCACACAGGCCGACCACCTGCGGGGAGACCTGGCGGCCAGCAAGCGGATCGGCGAGCCGCTGTTCCGGCTCATGGTCGAGCTCCAGGCCGAACGGAAGCTGACCGCCGCACGGTGGGCGGGCGCCCCGGCCCGCGACGGGGACCTGCGCGACCGCAGGGCGGCCACCGACAAGGCCGTGGCCGAATTCCGGCGCCTGTCGGCCGACTCCGACGCCACGCCGGAGCCCGGACAGGCCGCCGAGCACGTACAGGAGGTCAAGACCCGCCTCGAACAGCTGGGCGCCTTCCGCTCGCGCGCGGACGCCCGCAGCGGTGTCGCCGCGCAGACGATGGCCTACTACGACGGCGTCATCGACGGGATCACCGGTCTCTACCAGGGGGCCTTCTCCCACGCCGAGGACGCCGGCCTCCTCCAGGAGAGCCGCCCGGTCATCGCCATGCTCTCCGCATCCGAGATGCTGGCCCGCCAGGACACGATCCTCACGCTGGCCGGACCTTCCCGGGAGCTGACGCCCACCGCCTTCGGCGAGTTCCTCAACGACGCCGGGGCGCACCAGCACCTGTACGACACCTGGGTGGTGCCGTACCTGCCGCCCGCGGCGAAGCAGACGTACGAGGGGATCACTGCCTCGGACGCCTGGAAGACGAAGCTCCGCGTCGAGACCGCCGTCATCGCGCAGCACAAGATCACCGATTCCGGGATGAAGCTGCCGGCCGAGGTCAACGACTGGTCCACGGCGTACCCGGTGTTCTCGGCGCAACTGTCCGAGTTGGGCAACCAGCGCTCGCGCGACCTGCTGGCCCACGCCGACGAGAAGGCCGCCGAGCTGGAGGGCGACGTCTACTGGCTGGTCGGCGGCAGCGCCGGAGCGCTGCTGCTGGTCGTCGCCGTCGTCGTGGTGACCACCCGCTCGGTGCTGCGCCGGTTGCGGCGGCTGCACGAGCGCACCGTGGCCATCGCCGAGGAGACGCTGCCGGACGTCGTGGCCCGGCTGCACCGCGGCCAGCCCGTCGACGACGGCGCCCTGCCCGCGGTACGCGGGGACCAGGACGAGGTGGGGCAGATCAGCGACGCGTTCGCCCGGGTCGTCGCGGTGTCCGTGGACGGCCACCGGCAGCTCGCGGCGGAGCGGCACGGCTTCGGCATGTTCGCCTCCGGCATCGCCTCGCGCACCGGGAACCTGGTCAGCCGCCAGCTGAGCCTCACCGAGGACATCCAGGACACCTTCGGGCACGACGAAGCGCTGCTCGCCGAGTTGATGCGGTCCGACCAGCTCACGGTCGGCATGCGGCGGCAGATCGAGAACCTGCTCATCCTGTCCGGCGGCGAGGTCCCCGACCCGCACACCGAGCCGATGCGCGTCGCCGACCTGCTGCGCGAGGCCGCGGCGGAGGTCGAGGACTTCCGCCGGATCGAACGGCACGCGCTGGACGAGGCGAGCGTCGAACCGAGCGTCATCAGCCAGATCAGCCACCTGCTGGCGGAACTGCTCGACAACGCCACCCGCTTCTCCCCGCCGCGGTCGAAGGTGGTCATCCGGGCCGAACTGGTCGCGGACGGCCTGTCGGTGGAGATCGAGGACCGCGGGCCCCGCGTGGGCGAGTCCGGCTACGAGGAGATGAACCGGCGCCTGCACTCGGCCCCGCCCTACGCCGAACTCGCCGAGAACGCGCACCGGCTGGGCCTGTTCGTGGTCGGCCACCTGGCCGAGCAGCTGGGGGCCACGGTCACGCTGAGGCGTTCGGTGTACGGGGGACCTCGGCGGTCGTCGTACTGCCGAGCGAGCTGCTGGCGCGGACGCCCGCCCCGGCCGCGCCCGTGA
- a CDS encoding TetR/AcrR family transcriptional regulator codes for MATRARRAERREEPLSRERIVEAAIGILDTVGEAGLTFRVLAERLATGPGAIYWHVSGKDELLGAATEVVVAGTVLGGDAGASPQEATRALALRLFDAIDAHPWIGTQLARSPGQSPMLQVFEQLGRQVQALGVPRPARFTAASALLNYILGVGGQNAANAHGQESEKNRTEFLDTVAATWASLDPEEYAFTRDVAEQLRDHDDRAEFLAGIDLILAGIAASRDERRS; via the coding sequence ATGGCAACCAGGGCGCGTCGCGCGGAGCGACGGGAGGAGCCGCTCTCCCGGGAGCGGATCGTCGAGGCGGCGATCGGGATCCTCGACACGGTGGGCGAGGCGGGCCTCACGTTCCGCGTGCTGGCCGAGCGCCTCGCCACCGGGCCGGGCGCCATCTACTGGCACGTCTCGGGCAAGGACGAGCTCCTCGGCGCCGCCACCGAGGTCGTCGTCGCCGGCACCGTCCTCGGCGGCGATGCGGGGGCGAGCCCGCAGGAGGCGACCCGGGCCCTCGCGCTCCGGCTGTTCGACGCGATCGACGCGCACCCGTGGATCGGCACCCAGCTCGCCCGCTCGCCCGGGCAGTCGCCGATGCTCCAGGTCTTCGAACAGCTCGGGCGCCAGGTCCAGGCGCTCGGCGTACCCCGCCCCGCCCGGTTCACCGCCGCGTCCGCGCTGCTGAACTACATCCTCGGAGTCGGCGGACAGAACGCGGCCAACGCCCACGGACAGGAATCGGAGAAGAACCGGACGGAGTTCCTCGACACCGTCGCGGCCACATGGGCGAGCCTCGATCCGGAGGAGTACGCCTTCACCCGCGACGTCGCGGAGCAACTGCGCGACCACGACGACCGGGCCGAGTTCCTCGCCGGAATCGACCTCATCCTGGCCGGGATCGCCGCGTCGCGGGACGAACGGCGCTCATAG